The following proteins are co-located in the Frigidibacter mobilis genome:
- the frr gene encoding ribosome recycling factor — MADDIEIDIDDLSRRMEGAMTSLRTEFSSLRTGRASASLVEPIQVDAYGQMTPINQLGTVNVPEPRMVTINIWDKAMVNKVEKAIRESGLGINPQTNGTIIMLPIPELNEERRRDLTRVAAQYAEHARVAVRNVRRDGMDQIKKAKADGMSEDDQKFWSAEVQALTDKAIAAVDSALDAKQAEIMQV, encoded by the coding sequence ATGGCCGACGATATCGAGATCGACATTGACGACCTGAGCCGCCGCATGGAAGGCGCCATGACCTCGCTGCGGACAGAATTTTCCTCGCTGCGCACCGGCCGGGCCTCGGCCTCGCTGGTGGAGCCGATCCAGGTGGATGCCTATGGCCAGATGACGCCGATCAACCAGCTTGGCACGGTGAACGTGCCGGAGCCGCGGATGGTCACGATCAACATCTGGGACAAGGCTATGGTGAACAAGGTTGAAAAGGCGATCCGCGAAAGCGGGCTCGGCATCAACCCGCAGACCAATGGCACCATCATCATGCTGCCGATTCCCGAACTGAACGAGGAACGCCGCCGCGACCTGACCCGCGTTGCCGCGCAATATGCCGAACATGCGCGCGTTGCGGTGCGCAACGTGCGGCGCGACGGCATGGACCAAATCAAGAAGGCCAAGGCCGATGGCATGAGCGAGGATGACCAGAAGTTCTGGTCCGCCGAGGTGCAGGCGCTGACCGACAAGGCCATCGCTGCGGTGGACAGCGCGCTGGACGCCAAGCAGGCCGAGATCATGCAGGTCTGA
- a CDS encoding phosphatidate cytidylyltransferase has protein sequence MTDRDAKPGPKPAPAAGRSARWADLGPRLISGLVMAGGGLVLIWAGGWWFAGLAIAAAGLMVWELAAMLAAPPGRAMPARGLGLLAGAGLLAALVLAQVWPGQGGGVGYWGWGWGGLLLLLPALVSPLVPMQGRLLFVLYSLAVLQAAYGLVSFRADHGVLWLAWLVAVVVVTDIAGYFAGKALGGPKFWPRISPKKTWSGTVAGWVGAALVGVAFGQFTTAGPDLPWISAALALAAQMGDIAESAIKRRAGVKDSSRLIPGHGGLLDRFDGLLGAALLMLLVAQLVDVPVVRF, from the coding sequence ATGACCGACAGGGACGCAAAGCCCGGGCCGAAGCCTGCGCCCGCCGCAGGCCGGTCTGCCCGTTGGGCCGATCTTGGCCCGCGGCTGATCTCGGGCCTTGTGATGGCCGGTGGCGGCCTGGTGCTGATCTGGGCCGGCGGTTGGTGGTTTGCCGGGCTGGCGATTGCCGCCGCCGGGCTGATGGTGTGGGAGCTGGCGGCAATGCTGGCCGCGCCGCCGGGCAGGGCGATGCCCGCCCGCGGCCTGGGGCTTCTGGCGGGGGCGGGGCTGCTGGCCGCGCTGGTGCTGGCGCAGGTCTGGCCGGGGCAGGGTGGCGGCGTCGGCTATTGGGGCTGGGGCTGGGGCGGGCTCTTGCTGCTGCTGCCGGCGCTGGTCTCGCCGCTGGTGCCGATGCAAGGCCGGCTGCTGTTCGTGCTCTATTCGCTGGCGGTGCTGCAGGCGGCCTATGGCCTCGTGTCGTTCCGCGCCGATCACGGGGTGCTGTGGCTGGCCTGGCTGGTCGCGGTGGTGGTGGTGACCGATATCGCCGGCTATTTCGCCGGCAAGGCCCTTGGCGGGCCGAAATTCTGGCCGCGGATCAGCCCGAAGAAAACCTGGTCGGGCACGGTGGCGGGCTGGGTCGGCGCGGCGCTGGTCGGGGTGGCCTTCGGCCAGTTCACCACGGCAGGGCCGGACCTGCCCTGGATCTCCGCCGCGCTGGCGCTGGCCGCGCAGATGGGCGACATCGCCGAAAGCGCGATCAAGCGGCGCGCGGGGGTCAAAGACAGTTCGCGGCTGATCCCGGGGCATGGCGGGCTGCTGGACCGTTTCGACGGGCTGCTGGGGGCGGCGCTGCTGATGCTGCTGGTGGCGCAGCTGGTCGATGTGCCGGTGGTGCGGTTCTGA
- the dxr gene encoding 1-deoxy-D-xylulose-5-phosphate reductoisomerase → MTPIPRSVSIFGATGSIGESTFDLLMRAGGPDAFRTVALTGARNVARLAEMARALRAEVAVTADPACLPALRDALAGSGVEAAAGEAALIEAADRPADWVMSAIVGFAGLAPGLAALRHGRTLALANKESLVTAGPLLMETAKAHGARILPVDSEHSAVFQALAGEEIAAVERIIITASGGAFRDWPLERLAGATVAQASTHPNWAMGQRITIDSASMFNKALEVIETREYFGVPPEMIEVLVHPESLVHAMVGFRDGALMAHLGAPDMRHAIGYALNWPERGHLPVARLDLAQIGRLSFAAPDPARYPALTLAREVMAIRGLAGAVFNAAKEAALDGFIAGQIPFPAMAGVVEEVLARMSAQTGLGIATISLDNLQGADREARGLAGAVIASARM, encoded by the coding sequence ATGACGCCAATCCCCCGTTCCGTTTCCATCTTCGGGGCCACCGGCTCCATCGGCGAATCGACCTTCGACCTGCTGATGCGCGCCGGCGGGCCCGACGCGTTCCGCACCGTGGCGCTGACCGGCGCTCGCAATGTGGCGCGGCTGGCCGAGATGGCGCGCGCGCTGCGGGCCGAGGTGGCGGTGACGGCAGATCCCGCCTGCCTGCCCGCGCTGCGCGACGCGCTGGCAGGCTCTGGCGTCGAGGCCGCGGCCGGTGAGGCGGCACTGATCGAGGCAGCGGACCGCCCCGCCGATTGGGTGATGAGCGCGATCGTCGGCTTTGCGGGCCTCGCACCGGGGCTTGCGGCACTGCGCCACGGCCGCACGCTGGCGCTGGCCAACAAGGAGAGCCTCGTGACCGCGGGGCCGCTGCTGATGGAAACCGCCAAGGCACATGGCGCGCGGATCCTGCCGGTGGACAGCGAGCATTCGGCGGTGTTCCAGGCGCTGGCGGGCGAAGAGATCGCCGCGGTCGAGCGGATCATCATCACCGCCAGCGGCGGCGCCTTCCGCGACTGGCCGCTGGAGCGGCTGGCGGGCGCGACGGTGGCGCAGGCCTCGACCCATCCCAACTGGGCGATGGGGCAGCGCATCACCATCGACAGCGCCTCCATGTTCAACAAGGCGCTGGAAGTCATTGAAACGCGGGAATATTTCGGCGTCCCTCCTGAGATGATCGAGGTGCTGGTCCATCCCGAATCGCTGGTGCACGCGATGGTCGGCTTCCGCGATGGCGCGCTGATGGCGCATCTGGGCGCGCCCGACATGCGCCATGCCATCGGCTATGCGCTGAACTGGCCGGAACGCGGCCACTTGCCGGTGGCGCGGCTCGACCTGGCACAGATCGGCAGGCTGAGCTTTGCCGCGCCCGATCCCGCGCGCTATCCGGCGCTGACCCTTGCGCGCGAGGTGATGGCGATCCGCGGGCTGGCCGGCGCGGTGTTCAACGCCGCGAAGGAGGCGGCGCTGGACGGGTTCATCGCCGGGCAGATCCCGTTCCCGGCGATGGCGGGGGTTGTGGAAGAGGTGCTCGCGCGAATGTCAGCCCAAACGGGGCTTGGAATTGCCACGATCAGCCTTGATAACCTGCAGGGCGCGGACCGCGAGGCGCGAGGATTGGCGGGGGCGGTAATCGCCTCGGCGCGTATGTGA
- the rseP gene encoding RIP metalloprotease RseP has product MDLVTLLPSFGNLLYTLAAFVIALSVIVTVHEFGHYIIGRWSGIHAEVFSLGFGPVIYSRVDRRGTRWQVAALPLGGYVKFLGDANAASAGADEETMAQLTPGEKRHTMHGAPLWARAATVAAGPVFNFILSIALFAAIFMTVGVATDTPSVGATHALPGGIGGLRSGDEIRAIEGRPTPDYPALHEVADALPTLERMQYLVARAGGEATVEGPAVYPARVDTVSPDSAAMAAGLRPGDVILAIDGAPVRSFAELQGIVKAAGGAPLDLRVWREGEAEFEVTLTPKRTDLPLREGGFETRFLIGIGGGFFFEPVTRSVGPLEAVSAGAGQVSFVITSSLSALTHMVTGAISSCNLRGPLGIAETSGAAASAGFTDFIWFLAVLSTAVGLMNLFPIPVLDGGHLVFHAWEWAAGKPPPDGVMRVLMLLGLVLVLSLMAFGLTNDLFC; this is encoded by the coding sequence TTGGATCTTGTGACCCTTCTTCCGTCGTTCGGAAACCTTCTTTATACCCTCGCTGCCTTTGTCATTGCGCTGTCGGTGATCGTCACGGTGCATGAATTCGGCCATTACATCATCGGCCGCTGGTCGGGAATCCATGCCGAGGTGTTCAGCCTCGGCTTCGGGCCGGTGATCTATTCCAGGGTGGACCGGCGCGGCACCCGCTGGCAGGTGGCCGCGCTGCCACTGGGGGGCTACGTCAAGTTCCTGGGCGATGCCAATGCCGCCTCGGCCGGTGCGGATGAGGAAACGATGGCGCAGCTGACGCCGGGAGAGAAGCGCCACACCATGCACGGCGCGCCGCTGTGGGCGCGGGCGGCGACGGTTGCAGCGGGGCCAGTGTTCAACTTCATCCTGTCGATCGCGCTGTTCGCGGCGATCTTCATGACGGTGGGCGTTGCCACCGACACCCCCAGCGTCGGCGCCACCCATGCGCTGCCGGGCGGTATCGGCGGGCTGCGCAGCGGCGACGAGATCCGTGCCATCGAGGGCCGCCCGACCCCGGATTATCCGGCGCTGCACGAGGTGGCCGATGCACTGCCGACGCTGGAGCGGATGCAGTATCTGGTGGCGCGCGCCGGCGGCGAGGCCACGGTCGAGGGGCCGGCGGTCTATCCGGCCCGCGTCGATACCGTTTCCCCCGATTCTGCCGCGATGGCGGCGGGGCTGCGCCCGGGCGATGTGATCCTGGCCATCGACGGCGCACCGGTGCGCAGCTTTGCCGAGCTGCAGGGGATCGTCAAGGCGGCCGGGGGCGCGCCGCTGGATCTGCGGGTCTGGCGCGAGGGCGAGGCGGAGTTCGAGGTGACGCTGACGCCCAAGCGCACCGACCTGCCGCTGCGCGAGGGCGGCTTCGAGACGCGGTTCCTGATCGGCATTGGTGGCGGCTTCTTCTTCGAGCCGGTCACCCGCAGCGTCGGCCCGCTGGAAGCGGTGTCGGCGGGGGCGGGGCAGGTGTCCTTCGTCATCACCTCCTCGCTCTCGGCGCTGACGCATATGGTCACAGGGGCGATCTCGTCGTGCAACCTGCGCGGCCCGCTTGGTATTGCCGAAACCTCGGGCGCGGCGGCCAGTGCCGGCTTTACCGACTTCATCTGGTTCCTGGCGGTGCTGTCCACGGCGGTGGGGCTGATGAACCTGTTCCCGATTCCGGTACTGGATGGCGGGCATCTTGTGTTCCACGCTTGGGAATGGGCCGCGGGCAAGCCGCCGCCCGACGGGGTGATGCGGGTGTTGATGCTGCTGGGGCTGGTGCTGGTGCTGTCACTGATGGCCTTCGGGCTGACCAACGACCTGTTCTGCTGA